The DNA sequence CAGCAGCGTTAATTCGCAAAGGCACACAACCAGAGCAAAAAACTTACCGCGGTACTATAGGTAATTTGGCTGAGCTAGTTGAAAAACACAATATTACCCCACCAACTTTAATTGTGATTGGTGACGTGGTGAATCAATTAACTGAGCAGCAGTTATCTACGCCAGGTTTCTTAGATGCCAATGATTACATTCAAGCACAGGAAATCAAATCAGCGTAAACACGCCTTAGCAACAAAGCTCAAGCTACTCTGAGATACACTGAGGGTAGCCAAGTCATCGATAGGATCAGTCTATGAAATACTCCTTTGCTATCAACACTGCCATTGGCCTCATCTTATCTCTTGGCGCATTCCACAGCGCAAATGCTCAAGTTAGCAAAGAAGATAACAGCCAAGCTGAAAAACTCTATCAGCAGCACTGTCAAAGCTGTCACGGTGTTGACCGATTAGGTGCTATGGGGCCTGCACTATTACCAGAAAACCTCGCCCGCTTTAGAAAAAACAAAGCCATTAAGGTCATTAACAAAGGTCGTGCAGCAACACAAATGCCAGCCTTTAATAAAACCTTAAGCAAAGCCGAAATTGAAGCTTTAGCGAGCTATATCTATACGCCATCAAAAGCTTCGCTTAGCTGGACAATAGCGGATATTAACAAATCAAAAGTTGAACACTTTGACCAAAGTAAGCTGCCTAATGAAGCCCAGTTTGATGCTGACTTAATGAACTTATTTATTGTGGTTGAACTTGGCGATCATAGTGCTACTTTACTTAATGGTGATACTTTTGAGCGTTTAGATCGCTTTAAAACTCGCTTTGCTTTACATGGTGGCCCTAAGTATTCACCAGATGGACGCTTTGTATTCTTCGCATCACGTGATGGCTGGATCAGCAAGTACGATATTTATAACCGCAAAACCGTTACCGAAGTTCGCGCGGCCATTAACACCCGTAATATCGCCATTTCAAGTGATGGTAACTACTTAATCGTTGGTAACTATTTACCGAATAATGTGGTGATTTTAAACACCAGTGATTTATCGCCAATTAAAGTGATTGATGCTAAAGACAGCGACGGCGTCAGCTCTCGGGTAAGTGCTGTTTATAACGCGCCACCTCGCCATAGCTTTATCGTAGCTTTAAAAGACGTAAAAGAAGTATGGGAAATTCCCTACAGCGATAAAGGCGGCGTTGAAGTTTATAAAGGCTGGGCACACGATTATAAAAATGAAGCTAAAGCCGAGGGGTGGAAGCTAGAGCATCAATTCCCAGTACGTCGCATTAAAACTGACGATGTATTAAATGATTTCTTCTTTGACCCTGAATACATCAACCTCATTGGTACCGCGCGTAACAGTCATAACGGCCAAGTAATTAACCTAGACACCAAGAAGAAAGTGGCCTCTATTGCTTTAACCGGCATGCCACACCTAGGTTCTGGTATCACGTGGGATTACCAAGATAAAGAAGTCTTTGCTTCGCCAAATATCAAAGAAGGGAAAATTACCGTGATTGATATGGAAAGCTGGCAGGTCATTAAAGAGATTCAAACTGAAGGCCCAGGTTTCTTTATGCGCAGTCACTCTAACTCGCCGTATGCCTGGACTGATGTATTCTTTGGTCCTAACAGCGACAAGGTACACGTAATTAACAAAAGTACCTTAGAGATTGTGAAAACCTTAGCGCCTTCACCGGGTAAAAATGCCGCTCACGTAGAATTTACCAAAGACGGAAAATACGTACTACTTAGTGTTTGGGATATGGATGGCGAGCTTATCGTCTACGATGCCAACACATTAGAAATCATT is a window from the Litorilituus sediminis genome containing:
- a CDS encoding nitrite reductase, producing the protein MKYSFAINTAIGLILSLGAFHSANAQVSKEDNSQAEKLYQQHCQSCHGVDRLGAMGPALLPENLARFRKNKAIKVINKGRAATQMPAFNKTLSKAEIEALASYIYTPSKASLSWTIADINKSKVEHFDQSKLPNEAQFDADLMNLFIVVELGDHSATLLNGDTFERLDRFKTRFALHGGPKYSPDGRFVFFASRDGWISKYDIYNRKTVTEVRAAINTRNIAISSDGNYLIVGNYLPNNVVILNTSDLSPIKVIDAKDSDGVSSRVSAVYNAPPRHSFIVALKDVKEVWEIPYSDKGGVEVYKGWAHDYKNEAKAEGWKLEHQFPVRRIKTDDVLNDFFFDPEYINLIGTARNSHNGQVINLDTKKKVASIALTGMPHLGSGITWDYQDKEVFASPNIKEGKITVIDMESWQVIKEIQTEGPGFFMRSHSNSPYAWTDVFFGPNSDKVHVINKSTLEIVKTLAPSPGKNAAHVEFTKDGKYVLLSVWDMDGELIVYDANTLEIIKRMPMKKPSGKYNVYNKINYEKGTSH